A stretch of the Sinorhizobium alkalisoli genome encodes the following:
- the ctaD gene encoding cytochrome c oxidase subunit I, which yields MIEEDMKQPSPVALHKALERVWGTPPGLARLAAVNHNILGKRFMLTALVFFAVGGLLAMLIRTQLASSESAFMDAEQYAQSFTMHGSIMMFLFAIPFFEGVAIYLLPKLLGTRDLAFPRLTAYGYWCYLFGGGTLIAALLGGVAPNSGWFMYPPLSSNSYSPGINSDVWLLAITFVEISALSAAIEIMVTVLKLRAAGMSLDKMPIFAWYMLVVAAMMLVGFPPLIIGSVLLELERAFHLPFFDPSRGGDPLLWQHLFWLFGHPEVYIIFLPAAGAISTILPPLAGAPLAGYRMIVAALVAMAFLSFGLWVHHMYAAGIPHVALSFFSAASALVAVPTGIQIFAWLATLAQGSARFSVPMLHMFGFLCTFVIGGLTGVMLAMVPFDLQAHDTHFVVAHLHYVLIGGFVFPMLAATYYWLPHLSGRQPVQHLSYAAFWMVFIGFNVTFFAMHLTGLRGMPRRIFEYPIESGWETLNFISSMGSFVMAMGFALVALDFILLFRFGRRRRRNPWGAGTLEWAMATPPPSYNFASLPSIERRADLLDPDRLGSQLASGKGYLGAPNRGRMELLAVEMISGNPEHVVRLPRRTFLPIWTAAATGCFFLSLLFKLYWLTPITFASVILLFLLWSGDTAEKTDVGDLPVGGGLKLPPHGETARPPSWWAMVFALAADATAFISLLFGCFFLWVSAPNWPPQQLPQVALAGPAIAAIALLVAAWAGRSAAARSPDAIGWLALTGFAQLVAAATLTWLAVAALPDPRSHAAVSSVFVVLAYAGLRSGLGMVISGYGIWRIRRGYVSERRNVDLRLGVLWHDYSAVAGLAAAGFPFVMASLAGELSR from the coding sequence ATGATTGAGGAGGACATGAAGCAACCGTCGCCCGTCGCCCTTCACAAAGCCCTGGAGCGCGTTTGGGGCACGCCACCGGGCCTCGCTCGCCTGGCCGCCGTCAACCACAACATCCTCGGCAAACGCTTCATGCTGACGGCGCTTGTGTTCTTCGCGGTCGGGGGGCTGCTGGCGATGCTGATCAGGACACAGCTGGCCTCGTCCGAAAGCGCCTTCATGGATGCGGAGCAGTATGCACAGAGCTTTACCATGCATGGCTCCATCATGATGTTTCTATTCGCGATTCCGTTTTTCGAAGGTGTCGCGATCTATCTGCTGCCGAAACTTCTGGGAACCCGCGATCTCGCTTTTCCGCGGCTGACGGCCTACGGCTACTGGTGCTACCTTTTTGGTGGCGGCACGCTCATTGCCGCTCTGCTCGGCGGCGTTGCGCCGAACAGTGGTTGGTTCATGTACCCTCCGCTGTCATCGAACAGTTATTCTCCGGGTATCAACTCCGACGTCTGGCTGCTGGCCATCACCTTCGTCGAGATTTCGGCCCTTTCTGCCGCGATCGAGATCATGGTGACTGTATTGAAGCTAAGGGCAGCCGGCATGTCACTGGACAAAATGCCCATTTTCGCTTGGTACATGCTCGTTGTCGCCGCGATGATGCTGGTGGGCTTCCCGCCGCTCATCATCGGCTCGGTGTTGCTCGAGTTGGAACGTGCGTTTCACCTGCCCTTCTTCGACCCGAGCCGCGGCGGCGATCCTCTTTTGTGGCAGCACCTGTTCTGGCTGTTCGGACATCCGGAGGTGTATATCATCTTCCTGCCGGCGGCAGGGGCGATCTCAACCATCCTGCCTCCCCTCGCCGGGGCCCCGCTCGCCGGCTACCGGATGATCGTGGCTGCTCTTGTCGCCATGGCATTCCTGTCTTTCGGGCTATGGGTTCATCACATGTACGCAGCCGGGATCCCGCACGTGGCGCTGTCCTTCTTTTCGGCCGCCAGCGCGCTCGTCGCGGTGCCGACGGGCATTCAGATCTTTGCGTGGCTCGCCACCCTCGCCCAAGGGAGCGCGCGCTTCTCCGTACCGATGCTGCACATGTTCGGCTTTCTGTGCACCTTCGTGATCGGTGGACTGACCGGCGTGATGCTGGCCATGGTCCCGTTCGACTTGCAGGCCCACGACACGCATTTTGTGGTGGCGCACCTCCACTATGTGCTCATTGGCGGTTTCGTCTTCCCGATGCTCGCCGCCACTTATTACTGGCTGCCGCATCTGAGTGGCCGCCAACCCGTGCAGCATCTTTCATACGCGGCTTTCTGGATGGTGTTCATCGGTTTCAACGTGACGTTCTTCGCGATGCACCTGACCGGGTTGCGGGGCATGCCGAGGCGCATCTTCGAGTATCCGATCGAATCCGGCTGGGAGACGCTAAATTTCATCTCCTCGATGGGAAGCTTCGTGATGGCCATGGGCTTCGCGCTCGTCGCTCTCGATTTTATCTTGCTCTTCCGCTTCGGTCGTCGTCGTCGTCGCAACCCGTGGGGAGCCGGTACGCTGGAGTGGGCGATGGCGACGCCGCCTCCGTCCTACAACTTCGCATCGCTTCCTTCGATCGAACGTCGCGCCGACCTGCTCGACCCGGACCGATTGGGCTCGCAACTGGCGTCGGGCAAGGGCTATCTCGGCGCGCCTAACCGTGGCCGCATGGAGTTGCTGGCTGTCGAGATGATTTCCGGCAACCCGGAGCACGTCGTGCGCCTGCCGAGGCGGACTTTCCTCCCCATCTGGACAGCCGCCGCCACAGGATGTTTCTTCCTGTCCCTGCTTTTCAAGCTTTATTGGCTGACGCCAATCACCTTCGCATCCGTCATCCTGCTGTTTCTGCTGTGGAGCGGGGATACAGCCGAAAAGACCGATGTCGGGGATCTCCCGGTCGGGGGCGGACTAAAGCTTCCGCCGCATGGCGAGACAGCGCGTCCACCGTCCTGGTGGGCTATGGTGTTTGCACTGGCCGCTGATGCGACGGCCTTCATATCGCTGTTGTTTGGATGTTTTTTTCTCTGGGTGTCCGCACCGAACTGGCCACCGCAGCAGCTCCCTCAGGTCGCGTTGGCGGGTCCGGCCATCGCGGCCATCGCATTGCTCGTGGCAGCCTGGGCGGGCCGATCCGCAGCGGCCCGTAGCCCGGATGCGATCGGCTGGCTCGCGCTGACCGGCTTCGCGCAGCTCGTCGCTGCGGCCACCCTGACGTGGCTTGCGGTGGCTGCCTTGCCGGATCCGCGCAGCCATGCGGCCGTGTCGAGCGTCTTTGTCGTTCTGGCCTATGCTGGCCTACGCAGCGGGCTTGGCATGGTCATCTCCGGCTACGGCATCTGGCGGATTCGGCGCGGCTACGTCTCTGAAAGGCGCAATGTAGATCTTCGCCTAGGAGTGCTCTGGCACGACTACAGCGCCGTGGCGGGCTTAGCCGCCGCGGGTTTCCCATTCGTCATGGCAAGCCTCGCCGGTGAGCTTTCTCGATGA
- a CDS encoding PQQ-dependent sugar dehydrogenase → MNRTAMLRASALAAGCVSLPILAGCGEDGADFDVSRQIGPDPVLPEPSAELLPDMKIAEVVGWQESEKPDVPENLVVAAYARDLVNPRTVHTLPNGDVLVVQGRAPPGKPVSRPKDMIRDWIMSMARGGGGGPEKESNLITLLRDTDRDGQVDERRDLLTGLNSPFGVAWTKGTLYVAAADAILAYPYELGQAEITDAPSVLTPLPGGPINHHWTKDLALSPEGRFLYASVGSNSNVGERGLEAEKGRAAIWQVDRETGAARVFASGLRNPNGLTFHPETGALWTVVNERDELGPNLVPDYMTSVQEGGFYGWPWSYFGDHVDERVHPPRPEMVEKAIVPDYALSSHVAALGLAFTNGSAMPQPYANGAFVGMHGSWNRNTFNGYKVVYIPFENGRPAGMAEDVVTGFLDGDQARGRPVGVAIDGTGALLIADDAGNTVWRVAAADGSVTPRPIGSDGQEGDTLTSDVGEETDATATGATEPQPAEPLQAKPAAEGGRAQPPRPAQMETAPATSPEGAQ, encoded by the coding sequence ATGAACAGAACCGCCATGCTGCGCGCCTCCGCGCTCGCCGCAGGCTGCGTCAGCCTGCCAATACTTGCCGGTTGCGGCGAGGACGGTGCCGATTTCGACGTCTCCCGGCAGATCGGGCCCGATCCGGTTCTGCCAGAACCCTCTGCGGAACTGCTGCCCGACATGAAGATCGCCGAGGTCGTCGGATGGCAGGAAAGTGAAAAGCCCGACGTGCCGGAGAACCTGGTCGTTGCCGCCTATGCGAGGGATCTCGTCAATCCGCGCACGGTCCACACCCTTCCGAACGGCGACGTGCTCGTCGTGCAGGGGCGGGCACCGCCCGGCAAGCCGGTCTCGAGGCCCAAGGACATGATCCGGGACTGGATCATGTCGATGGCGCGCGGCGGCGGGGGCGGTCCCGAGAAGGAAAGCAACCTCATCACGCTGCTTAGAGACACCGACCGCGATGGCCAGGTGGACGAACGACGCGATCTCCTGACCGGGCTCAATTCTCCTTTCGGCGTGGCATGGACTAAGGGAACGCTGTACGTGGCAGCGGCCGATGCTATCCTCGCCTATCCCTATGAGCTTGGCCAGGCAGAGATCACGGACGCACCGAGTGTGCTGACGCCGCTTCCCGGCGGGCCGATCAACCACCATTGGACCAAGGACCTGGCCCTCAGCCCCGAAGGGCGCTTCCTCTATGCTTCGGTTGGCTCCAACTCCAATGTCGGCGAGCGTGGGCTGGAGGCTGAAAAGGGGCGCGCCGCCATATGGCAGGTGGACCGCGAAACGGGTGCCGCTCGCGTCTTCGCTTCGGGTCTGCGCAATCCCAACGGCCTGACCTTTCACCCCGAAACCGGCGCCCTCTGGACCGTCGTCAACGAGCGCGACGAGCTCGGGCCGAACCTCGTGCCCGATTACATGACTTCGGTTCAGGAAGGCGGTTTCTACGGCTGGCCGTGGAGCTATTTCGGCGATCACGTGGACGAACGGGTCCACCCGCCGCGGCCGGAGATGGTGGAAAAGGCGATTGTCCCCGATTACGCTCTGTCCAGCCACGTGGCCGCGCTCGGACTCGCCTTTACCAACGGCTCCGCCATGCCGCAGCCCTACGCCAACGGCGCGTTCGTCGGAATGCACGGCAGTTGGAACCGCAATACCTTCAACGGCTACAAGGTCGTCTACATACCGTTCGAGAACGGCCGGCCGGCCGGTATGGCGGAGGACGTGGTGACCGGGTTCCTCGATGGCGACCAGGCTCGCGGCCGGCCGGTGGGCGTCGCCATCGACGGCACCGGCGCCCTCCTCATTGCCGATGACGCAGGCAACACGGTCTGGCGTGTCGCGGCGGCCGACGGCTCGGTCACGCCGCGCCCGATCGGTTCGGACGGACAGGAAGGGGATACGCTCACCAGCGACGTCGGAGAAGAGACCGACGCCACCGCGACGGGCGCGACCGAGCCTCAACCGGCCGAACCGCTGCAAGCCAAGCCGGCGGCCGAAGGCGGGCGTGCTCAGCCCCCGAGACCGGCGCAGATGGAGACTGCCCCGGCGACGTCCCCGGAGGGCGCGCAATAG
- a CDS encoding PPC domain-containing DNA-binding protein encodes MQSKLLAGNDGQRTFALVLETGDRVMACLSDFAEREQLSASQFSAIGAFSDAEMRYFDWEAKTYLQIPVNEQVEVATLNGDVALAPDGKRAIHIHAVLGRRDGSAIAGHLAEAHVRPTLEIVLTESPAHLRKKHDPETGLTLIHPEA; translated from the coding sequence ATGCAGAGCAAGCTTCTCGCCGGGAACGACGGCCAGCGCACCTTTGCCCTCGTGCTGGAAACGGGCGATAGGGTGATGGCGTGCCTTTCGGATTTCGCCGAGCGCGAGCAGCTGTCGGCATCGCAGTTTTCGGCGATCGGCGCCTTCAGCGATGCGGAAATGCGCTACTTCGACTGGGAGGCAAAGACCTATCTTCAAATTCCCGTGAACGAGCAGGTGGAGGTCGCCACTCTCAACGGCGACGTGGCGCTCGCTCCGGACGGAAAACGCGCCATCCACATCCATGCCGTGCTCGGGAGACGCGACGGCAGCGCCATTGCCGGCCACCTCGCTGAAGCGCACGTCAGGCCCACGCTTGAGATCGTGCTCACGGAATCCCCGGCACATCTGCGCAAGAAGCACGACCCGGAGACAGGATTGACGCTGATCCATCCGGAGGCCTGA
- the coxB gene encoding cytochrome c oxidase subunit II has protein sequence MIAIGAGCAGDLSTLEPAGPSASAVARLWWAMLMAALLLFLLVVGLFLAIVFAPGIGRRISPESWIVGGGLALPLPILVALTVYAFWLGEHQLRGGDRLPSEMIRIEALATQWNWRFEYPDLPGAPTTLGTVHIPAGRTVEIAVTSDDVVHSLWVPRLGGKIDAVPGHTTYVRLRADTPGRYGGQCSEYCGTGHAGMRFEVLAHSPEDYPAALNTSSAND, from the coding sequence GTGATTGCCATTGGCGCCGGATGCGCCGGGGACCTGTCGACGCTTGAGCCAGCAGGTCCTTCCGCCAGCGCCGTCGCGCGTCTGTGGTGGGCAATGCTGATGGCGGCGCTCCTCCTGTTTCTTCTGGTGGTCGGCCTGTTCCTGGCCATCGTTTTCGCTCCCGGGATCGGCAGAAGGATCTCACCGGAGTCCTGGATCGTGGGAGGCGGTCTTGCGCTTCCGCTGCCGATCCTGGTCGCGCTGACGGTTTATGCTTTCTGGCTGGGCGAACATCAGTTGAGAGGCGGAGACAGGCTACCGTCGGAAATGATCCGCATAGAGGCGCTCGCCACCCAATGGAACTGGCGGTTTGAGTATCCGGATCTTCCGGGAGCACCGACAACCCTCGGGACCGTGCATATTCCCGCGGGGCGGACCGTGGAAATTGCCGTGACCAGTGACGACGTCGTCCACAGCCTCTGGGTTCCGCGCCTGGGCGGCAAGATCGACGCGGTGCCCGGCCATACGACCTATGTTCGTCTGAGAGCCGATACGCCCGGCCGCTACGGCGGCCAATGCTCGGAATATTGCGGCACCGGCCATGCGGGGATGCGCTTCGAAGTGCTTGCCCATTCGCCCGAGGACTATCCGGCTGCCTTGAACACGAGCAGCGCCAATGATTGA
- a CDS encoding SDR family oxidoreductase — protein sequence MTGRAFKTRGNVVVVTGASAGVGRAAARRFARAGAAVAPIARDAASLEETAAEMEAAGARALAIPADVADADAVFAAAEEVEEKLGPIDVWVNNAMATVFAPVADATPEEFRRVTEVTYLGYVYGTMAALRQMRRRNRGVIVQVGSALAYRGIPLQAAFCGAKHAIRGFTDSLRCELLHESSDIRLTMVQLPAVNTPQFDWARSHLDHEPRPVPPVIQPETAAAAIFRAAHQHDREIWVGFSTVKVILGNIVAPGFLHRLLSRQAFEAQETQRLLPADRKDNLETPVRGLHRTRGSFGTEASTFASVVSGRAARVGAASLFLGLIAAGSWLARRRSAPR from the coding sequence ATGACCGGACGCGCTTTCAAAACCAGAGGAAATGTCGTCGTCGTGACCGGAGCTTCGGCCGGCGTCGGCCGCGCCGCCGCGCGCCGCTTCGCTCGCGCCGGTGCCGCCGTGGCCCCGATCGCCCGCGATGCCGCCTCGCTTGAGGAAACGGCGGCGGAGATGGAGGCTGCCGGCGCGAGAGCTCTGGCGATCCCGGCCGACGTCGCCGACGCCGACGCCGTCTTTGCAGCTGCTGAAGAGGTAGAAGAAAAACTCGGTCCCATTGATGTCTGGGTGAACAACGCAATGGCAACAGTCTTTGCACCGGTCGCGGACGCGACGCCTGAGGAGTTCCGGCGCGTGACGGAGGTCACCTATCTCGGCTACGTCTACGGGACCATGGCGGCGCTGCGACAGATGCGCCGCCGCAACCGCGGGGTGATTGTGCAGGTCGGATCCGCGCTTGCCTATCGCGGCATTCCGCTCCAGGCGGCCTTTTGCGGGGCAAAGCACGCCATCCGCGGATTCACGGATTCCTTGCGCTGCGAGCTTCTGCACGAGAGTAGCGACATTCGCCTCACAATGGTGCAGTTGCCAGCTGTCAACACGCCGCAATTCGACTGGGCCCGCAGCCATCTCGACCATGAACCCCGTCCGGTTCCTCCGGTCATACAGCCGGAAACGGCGGCGGCGGCCATCTTCAGGGCCGCGCACCAGCACGATCGCGAGATCTGGGTCGGATTCAGCACCGTCAAGGTCATCCTCGGAAACATCGTTGCTCCGGGCTTTCTTCACCGCCTCCTGTCAAGGCAGGCTTTCGAGGCGCAAGAGACGCAACGACTTTTGCCGGCCGACCGGAAGGACAATCTCGAAACGCCCGTGCGGGGTCTGCACCGCACGCGCGGGTCCTTCGGCACCGAGGCCAGCACCTTCGCGTCCGTCGTCTCCGGCCGGGCCGCACGCGTTGGCGCCGCTTCGCTCTTTCTCGGGCTGATCGCCGCCGGCAGTTGGCTCGCGAGGCGGCGATCGGCACCGCGTTAG
- a CDS encoding DUF2231 domain-containing protein has translation MNETGDSANPVVAELEEKDASSAIAVAGHPLHAMSVHFPIALVFVTLAIDVLFWWSADPFWLRAGLWSSGGAFFMGIAAGAVGTVELISVAGIRERVASWAHAIAAMMLIALTGLNWGLRVTDGDVVLPHGLLVSILTAGMTGMAGWHGGKLIFHHGVGLMVSSKD, from the coding sequence GTGAACGAAACAGGTGACAGTGCCAACCCGGTGGTTGCCGAGCTCGAGGAGAAGGACGCGAGCTCTGCGATCGCCGTCGCCGGCCACCCGTTGCATGCGATGAGCGTTCATTTTCCGATCGCGCTGGTGTTCGTCACTCTCGCTATAGACGTTCTGTTCTGGTGGTCGGCCGATCCTTTTTGGCTCCGGGCGGGACTCTGGTCCTCCGGGGGTGCCTTCTTCATGGGGATTGCCGCGGGTGCCGTCGGGACGGTTGAGCTTATTTCCGTAGCGGGGATCAGAGAGCGTGTGGCCAGTTGGGCCCATGCGATAGCCGCCATGATGTTGATCGCACTCACCGGGCTGAACTGGGGACTGCGCGTGACCGACGGTGATGTGGTCCTGCCGCACGGCCTTCTCGTCTCCATTCTCACGGCGGGTATGACGGGAATGGCCGGCTGGCACGGTGGCAAGCTCATTTTCCATCATGGCGTCGGGCTCATGGTATCGTCCAAGGACTGA
- a CDS encoding DUF2231 domain-containing protein, producing the protein MTLEDSRPAVIVVTPFHSLFAQFPVVCFTLTLLTDIAFWQTGFLMWQNFSEWLLLVGLVFGVIAAVVGAVEFLLRPARFAGRTIWLHAVGYVLILGLAFLNSLVHAGDGWTAVVPWGLTLSAATVLLIAIIAVIDGLLVRRPRTHRYARSGLS; encoded by the coding sequence ATGACCCTGGAGGACTCTCGCCCCGCCGTAATCGTGGTAACCCCGTTCCATTCGCTGTTCGCGCAATTTCCGGTCGTCTGCTTCACGCTGACGCTTTTGACCGACATCGCCTTTTGGCAAACCGGCTTTCTCATGTGGCAGAACTTCTCCGAATGGCTGTTGCTCGTCGGCCTTGTCTTCGGTGTCATCGCTGCGGTGGTCGGCGCGGTGGAGTTCCTGCTTCGCCCGGCCCGCTTTGCAGGGCGGACGATTTGGCTCCATGCGGTCGGGTATGTCCTGATCCTCGGACTTGCCTTCCTGAACAGTCTTGTCCACGCCGGCGACGGGTGGACCGCCGTCGTGCCGTGGGGACTGACGCTGTCGGCGGCGACCGTGCTTCTTATCGCCATCATCGCCGTGATCGACGGATTGCTCGTCCGTCGACCCCGCACCCATCGATACGCCCGGAGTGGATTATCATGA